TCCAGCAGGTCGCTTTCTTCTTCGGTGATGCGCAGCGAGCGGGTGCGCAACAGCTTTTCCATGATGATGTCGTTGGCCCTGAGCGACGTGGTGAAGTACACAAGGCTCTTTTCGATGTTCAGCAGCTCGATGAGCTCCTGATTGCGCATGGACTGCTGCAAGCGCTGTTCGATGAACGCGGTGCGCCGGTTGATGTCCTTCAGGTCGTTCAGATAGGCGATGGAGGTGCGTTGCAGCAGGTGAATGGCCAGGCACAGGCGGCGTGCCGTATCCATGGTGCGCGCGCGTCCGTTCAGCAGTTCGCTGACGATGTCGCGCGGCGAACGGCACACCGTGACCACGGCGGTGCGGGTGATCACGATGCCGATGGGCAGCGTCAGGTAGGGCACGCGCACGTCGGTCTCGTTTTCCAGCGGCACGCGGATGACCAGCAGCAGCACGCCGTCCTCGTGTTCCAGCCGGGCGCGCTCGTCGGCGTCCAGCGGGTCGGTCAGGTGGTCCAGCGGAATGCCCAGCAGCACCGAGGCGCGGCGCAGTTCTTCATCCGAAGGATTGGAAAGATTCACCCAGCAGTCGGGTTCGATGTGGTCCACGGGCGTCAGCACGCCGTCGATGGTCTTGTGAATGGTGAACACGGCAAGGCTCCTTGCGTCCGTTCCGGGGTGCGGTCTGGCGCGCGGCGTGTGCCGCGCGTGCCGGGAACAGCGGTGCGCCGTGCAAGACCCGATGCCTGGGGATCAGGGCTGGGCGCGGCGGCGGAAGCAACGGAGCGTCACGAGTACGGGTCCGCGGAGCGGGCCACGGAACGCACGCGACGGTGCATCCGGCAGCGGGCGCGCCGGATGGAACGGTCGGAGAATACGGAAGATGCGGAAAGCAGGGAAAGCGGTGTGCGGAACATGGTCCACCTCCGGGGGCGCGCAGCGCCGCCGGGCGGACCGGGAAGGGATCAGGCCCGGACGTGACGGCGGCAGCGGCGCTGGTGCGTCGTTGCGAAACGGTGCGATGCGATGGGGCATCTACTACTGTCGCCGGAATCCACGTCTGTGCTCCTGTTGGGGGTGCGCGGCGGGCCGTGTGGCCGCCGGCGGGGTGCGCCAGGGATGGGTATGCCCATGCCGTGGGCACGCTGCGGGGTCTGCTTTACGCCCGTGGGGGCCGCTTGGCAACCGGAAATGCACCGGGCGGCGGGCTGGCGGGTGCCGGGGGCGGCCCCTAGCGGGACAAGCCCAGAAATCTGCGCCGCAACTGCTCCGCGCGGTCTCGGTTGACGCCGAAGTCCCACCAGCCGGAACGGGCGGCGGAGCGCAGGTGCACGACGGATGCCGCCGGGTCTGCCACGCAGGTCACGTCGTCGATGAAGCCGAAGACCTTGCTGCGGCACTGGGCGCGCACGGTCAGGCCGTCCATGTCCGTCACGGTGCAGCCGGGCAGGGCGCCCAGGGCCACGGCCACACGGCGCATGGCCGTGGCCGCGTCGCCGGTGAAGGGCAGCGGCTCGATGTACTGCCCGTCACGCACGGCGCCTTCGGCCTGGGTGATGACGCAGTTGGGGCGGTCGGGGCAGGCGGGCAGGCGCACGGGCTCGGCAGGCAGATTGGCGCTGACAGGCTGGTCTGGCAGACCCGGCTGCGCGCCATGGGCGGGCCGGGCAGGGCATGCGCACGCCGTCAGAAATGCCAGTAGCAACAGCGCGGGCACGGCAACGACAGAGGAAAGAAGGGATGCGGACATGGGCTCTCCATGGGCACTTGCGGGGGCGCCTTCCGTTGGACGTTGCAGGACATGGACCATGACCGGAATGCGCGCCGTGGATCGTCGCCCCATGACACATGACAAAGGGCCGCCCCGTATGCGCGGAACGGCCCCGTGGAAAACGGCGCGGAGGTTTCCGCTACGGCTTCAGGAAGCGGCTGACGTTGTCGATGACGTTGCGCAGCAGGTCGTCGGTGGGTTCCACGAACTGGAAGTGGATGGTGCGCACGATGCCCACCATGATGCCCACGATCATGCATGCGGTGTCCTCGACGCTGATGTCGGTACGCACCGAGCCGTCCTTCTGGCCGTCGCGCAGGGCGACCAACAGGTATTCGTTGAGATACGTGTAGATTTCCTTGATGGCCAGGAACACGTCGTCGTTCCGTTCGCCGTAGCGGGTGGGCGCGTCGCGGAAGATCAGGCAGAACTCCATGCGGTTCTTCTTCACGAACACGTAGAACGACTTGATGATGGAGACCACCTTCTCCACGCTGGTCTCGGGCGCGCGTACTTCGAGATACTTCTCGATGTCGCTGATGAGCTGATCCTTCACGTTGCGGATCAGGGTGAGGAAGATGTCGTCCTTGGTCTTGAAGTGACGGAAGATGGTGCCTTCCGCCACGCCCGCCTCTTTGGCGAGAAGGCTGGTGGGGGTGTTGTTGAACCCGCGCTCGGCAAACAGCTTGGCGGCGGTAAGCAGGATGGTGTCGCGCTTCATGTCGGAATCCTTTCAGTGTCTGCCGCGATACGGCAGAAGCGAGGAGTGAACGCTCAAACGAGAGAAGGCTAACCCCACTCCTGAGCGGTGTCAACGTTGACGTGGGGGGCACCCGCGATCCGCGTGAAATTGGTGACCGTACCGGTATGTTCCGGCTTGCGGCGGCTGCCGCAACGCCCGGAAAAGACAGGAAACCGCATGGCAAACGGGCGCCCCGGCCGGTGATAGGCCGGGGCGGCAATGGGTGAGGTGGTGTCCGGTATGCGGTTCAGCTCCGGCGGGCGGCCTGCCCGGCACGCGGGGCCAGGGCGATGCGGTTGCGCTCCACCGCAGCCTCCAGTTCGGGCAGCAGGTCGCGCACCGCTTCCATGTCGTCTGCGGTGGCGGCCCGCTCCACGCAACGGGCGATGCGTTCCAGCACCCGCAGGCCGAAGCTTTCTGCCTTGCCCGCGATGCGCGCCGCCGCTTCCTGCACGGCAAAGGTACTGCCGTCGGCCCGGCCCCGCCGGGCGTCGTCCAGGGCGGCATCCAGGGTTTCCAGCAGGCCGGGGATGAAGGGTTCGATGTCGTCGCCCATGTGCCCGTGCGGCTCTGTCCGTTGCCTGGTCGAGGGCGCCGGGGGAACTGCGTGAGCGGGGGGAGCGGGACGCGCCGGGGCACGCCGCGCCGTATCGCCTTCCGGATTCCTGGCACGGTCCGCGCCCCGGCCAAGGTGCACGGCGATGCGTTCCGCGATGCGCTCGGCAAAGCTTTTGGCGGGAGGGGACTGCGGCGGGGTGTCCGCCTGCGAGTGGCCCGGCGCGTGGGGGGCCTGCCCCTGTCGGGTGCCGGGCGGCACAGGAGACGGCGGAGCGGACATCTGGCCGGGCTGGGGCCGGGTGTACTGCATCTGCTGCGGCAGGGGCTGGGTGGCCTGCTGGCCGGTGGGCCATGTCGGCGTTGCCGGGACGACGGGCGGGACGGGAGCGGCCTGCGCCTGTCCGTGCATGGTCTGGCCGACCGTGGCCTGCCCGTCCGTGGTCTGGCCGCGTACCGCTTGCCCGTGCAACGCCTGTCCGGCGGTTTCCTGTCCGGCGGTTACGGGGGCGGCAGGCTCGGCGGGCTGCTTGGGGCGGTAGCCGGGGCGCACCTCTGCCGATACGTCGCGGATGGGCCGGGTATCGGGTTGCTGGGCCTGTGCGGGTGTCTGGTCCGCCTGTTCCGGCTGTGGATGGGGCATGGCGCGCTGGCCTTGCTGCTGCGCCCGCTGGGCGCGTTCCCAGCGTTCCAGGCGCGCGGCCGCCCCGTAGGACGACGAGGCGCTGGGTCCGGCATGGGCCGTGGCCCGGTGCGGCTCCATGGGCATGGGGTCGCCCACCCATTCGCCGCCGTCGGCGGTGGTGGCGGGCTTGCGCACCACGGTGGCAGTGTCGTCGGGGCCAGTCCCGGCGCGTTCGTCGCGGGTCGTGGCGGTGGCCGGACTCGCAATGCCCGGACTCGCAATGCCCGGCTGTGGCCGGGGAGCCGTCACGGGCATGGGCTCGC
This DNA window, taken from Nitratidesulfovibrio sp., encodes the following:
- a CDS encoding magnesium transporter CorA family protein → MFTIHKTIDGVLTPVDHIEPDCWVNLSNPSDEELRRASVLLGIPLDHLTDPLDADERARLEHEDGVLLLVIRVPLENETDVRVPYLTLPIGIVITRTAVVTVCRSPRDIVSELLNGRARTMDTARRLCLAIHLLQRTSIAYLNDLKDINRRTAFIEQRLQQSMRNQELIELLNIEKSLVYFTTSLRANDIIMEKLLRTRSLRITEEESDLLEDAITENRQAIGMTNIYSDILSGTMDAFASIISNNMNTVMKFLTGFTIILMIPNIITGIYGMNIDTPLHDSPYAFGIVSGVTVGLCLVAWLVFIKKRWL
- a CDS encoding DUF1499 domain-containing protein: MSASLLSSVVAVPALLLLAFLTACACPARPAHGAQPGLPDQPVSANLPAEPVRLPACPDRPNCVITQAEGAVRDGQYIEPLPFTGDAATAMRRVAVALGALPGCTVTDMDGLTVRAQCRSKVFGFIDDVTCVADPAASVVHLRSAARSGWWDFGVNRDRAEQLRRRFLGLSR
- a CDS encoding TetR/AcrR family transcriptional regulator, producing MKRDTILLTAAKLFAERGFNNTPTSLLAKEAGVAEGTIFRHFKTKDDIFLTLIRNVKDQLISDIEKYLEVRAPETSVEKVVSIIKSFYVFVKKNRMEFCLIFRDAPTRYGERNDDVFLAIKEIYTYLNEYLLVALRDGQKDGSVRTDISVEDTACMIVGIMVGIVRTIHFQFVEPTDDLLRNVIDNVSRFLKP